Genomic DNA from Catellatospora sp. TT07R-123:
CACGACCGGGTTCGACTACTCGGCCATGACCATCTCCGACGACGTCGCCGAGCAGGCCGAGCAGTGCCTGCGCAACATCGCCGCCGCGCTCGCCGAGGCGGGCTGCACCCTGGCCGACGTGGTGCGGGTGCGCTACCTGCTGCCCGAGCGCGAGGACTTCGAGCCGTGCTGGCCCGCGCTGCGGCAGGCGTTCGGGCAGGTGCGCCCGGCCGCGACGATGGTCGTCTGCGACCTGTACGACCCCCGCATGAAGATCGAGATCGAGGTCGACGCGCGCGTCCCCACGTCCTGAGAAGCACCGGCCCCGTCCAGGTGATCCCTGGCCGTCCCTGTCCGCACCGGCCGAGGTTCGTCGCGACGGAGCGACGGCCGCGAACGCCGCAAGCCGGTCGGGAGACGGTTCACCGCCCCGAACGCGGGAGCAGCGGCGACATCGGATCGATGCTGCTCCCGCGTTTGTAAAGGTCTGTCGGCTGCACCTCACAGGTGGACGGGGGTCGCATCCTGCGCGGGTGCGGCGATCATTCCGCAGGCTGCCGTTCGGGTGAGCGGTCCAGGGCGACCTTGCCTTGCCGGGCCTCCAGCAGGCGCACGAGAAGCACCCCGATACAGAAGACGGCCAGCGGCAGTATCAGCAGCATCAGCCATTGCCCGTTGGCGGGCGGGTCCACCACGTCCAGATGGCGGGCCTCGATCCTGCTGCCTCCGAGGTATGTGGCATCGACAAACGCGGCTCCCACGACGACCGCCGTCGCGATGGGTGCGGCACCCAGCGCGAGCAGTCGGCGCCGGATCGGCGCACCCACCTTGATCAGCACCGCGATCGCCATGACCAGGAAGGTCGCAAACGTCAACAGCGTGGCTCCACCGACCGTGTCGAGGGGGGTGCCGCTCGGCACCCAGGGGAGGAAGGCATCCTGAGCGGGCC
This window encodes:
- a CDS encoding RidA family protein yields the protein MTRRQILSGSTFEDSIGYARAVVHGDSVYVSGTTGFDYSAMTISDDVAEQAEQCLRNIAAALAEAGCTLADVVRVRYLLPEREDFEPCWPALRQAFGQVRPAATMVVCDLYDPRMKIEIEVDARVPTS